The following proteins come from a genomic window of Nicotiana tomentosiformis chromosome 12, ASM39032v3, whole genome shotgun sequence:
- the LOC104107525 gene encoding uncharacterized protein — protein MMEINSEVKESSLILIKQGAEARVFETSFVGKRCIVKERFSKKYRHPILDTKLTLKRLNAEARCMTKARKLGVLTPVLYAVDAISHSLTFEYVEGPSVKDVLLDFGLHGIVEERMNDIAIQIGRAIGKLHDGGLVHGDLTTSNMLIRRDTNRLVLIDFGLSFTSTLPEDKAVDLYVLERALLSMHSSCGNVMDKILAAYRKSSKQWCSTLNKLAQVRQRGRKRTMVG, from the exons ATGATGGAAATCAATTCAGAAGTAAAAGAAAGCTCCTTAATTTTGATTAAGCAAGGTGCCGAGGCT AGAGTCTTTGAGACATCTTTTGTGGGAAAGAGGTGTATAGTTAAGGAACGGTTCTCAAAAAAATATAGGCATCCAATTTTGGACACAAAGCTCACTCTCAAACGATTAAATGCG GAGGCCCGATGCATGACTAAAGCTAGGAAGCTAGGGGTTTTAACTCCAGTTCTTTATGCTGTTGATGCTATATCGCATTCACTGACATTTGAATATGTGGAAGGCCCTTCGGTCAAGGACGTACTTCTCGATTTTGGATTACATGGTATAGTTGAAGAAAGAATGAATGACATTGCGATTCAGATTGGTCGTGCAATTGGCAAGCTCCATGATGGTGGCCTTGTTCATGGCGATTTGACCACATCAAACATGTTAATCCGCAGGGATACCAATCGATTG GTATTGATTGATTTTGGTCTGAGCTTTACATCAACCCTTCCAGAAGATAAAGCAGTAGATTTATATGTACTTGAACGAGCGTTGCTTTCTATGCACTCTTCATGCGGAAATGTG ATGGATAAGATACTTGCTGCATACAGGAAATCCTCCAAACAGTGGTGCTCAACATTGAATAAGCTTGCCCAAG TGCGACAAAGAGGTAGAAAGCGTACCATGGTTGGATGA
- the LOC104107523 gene encoding tetraspanin-8-like: protein MIIYQLFCIVIALKHLDSNPEPKGEWEDQFQEYSHWFKKQLPDDRDWEKIKSCLIDVKYCNYLSKDRTAEFYKEKLSSTQSGCCKPPTYCNFEFQNATTWIVPKTGAKVPDDADCKAWNNEQKQMCYNCNSCKKAVLDNIKKYYKHSSLISFCIFVIISIVYSIGCCALTNNSYRHRAHVYHGYRPYGPGPYGYP from the exons ATGATTATTTACCAGCTTTTCTGCATCGTTATCGCGTTGAAACATTTAGATAGTAATCCAGAACCTAAAGGTGAATGGGAAGATCAATTTCAAGAATACTCCCATTGGTTTAAGAAGCAGTTGCCTGATGATCGAGACTGGGAAAAGATTAAGAGTTGTTTGATTGATGTCAAATACTGTAATTACCTTTCCAAGGACAGAACTGCTGAATTTTATAAAGAGAAGTTGTCCTCGACTCAG TCGGGTTGCTGCAAACCACCCACATACTGCAACTTTGAGTTCCAAAATGCAACAACATGGATCGTGCCTAAAACAGGTGCAAAAGTGCCAGACGACGCAGACTGTAAAGCTTGGAACAATGAACAGAAACAGATGTGTTACAACTGCAATTCATGCAAAAAAGCTGTTCTTGACAATATCAAGAAATATTACAAGCATTCCTCTCTCATAAGCTTTTGCATCTTCGTTATTATATCTATTGTTTACTCTATTGGTTGCTGTGCTCTTACTAATAACAGTTACAGACATAGGGCTCATGTCTACCATGGCTACAGACCCTACGGTCCTGGCCCTTATGGTTACCCGTGA
- the LOC104107522 gene encoding protein BOBBER 2-like yields the protein MAILSDYTEENQEQPMKPIEKKQENSSPSTPKEEENSFSTPKEEENKKLKPNKSNGLDMENYSWGQSLQEVTINVPIPFGTKSRFIIVEIKNTTLKVGLKGQPLIINGEFFKAVKVDECYWSLEDQKEISILLTKQNKSDWWKCLLKGGLEIDTQKVEPEPSKLSDLDTETRAAVEKMMFDQRQKQMGLPTSEEITNQDMLKKFMEQNPDMAKNFANAKMMPNSKMMGMG from the coding sequence ATGGCAATTCTCTCAGATTACACAGAAGAAAATCAAGAACAGCCTATGAAGCCTATAGAGAAAAAACAAGAAAATTCTTCTCCTTCAAccccaaaagaagaagaaaattctttttcaaccccaaaagaagaagaaaacaagaagTTAAAGCCAAACAAGTCCAATGGCCTAGACATGGAGAATTATTCATGGGGTCAATCTCTTCAAGAAGTTACGATCAACGTCCCAATTCCTTTTGGCACAAAATCAAGATTCATAATTGTTGAAATCAAGAACACTACCCTCAAAGTTGGACTAAAAGGTCAACCATTAATAATAAATGGTGAATTTTTTAAAGCAGTGAAAGTTGATGAATGTTATTGGAGTTTAGAAGATCAGAAAGAAATTTCCATTCTTTTAACTAAGCAAAATAAATCTGATTGGTGGAAGTGTTTGTTAAAAGGTGGACTAGAAATTGACACACAAAAAGTTGAGCCAGAGCCAAGTAAATTGTCAGATTTGGACACTGAAACAAGGGCAGCAGTTGAAAAAATGATGTTTGATCAAAGACAAAAACAGATGGGACTTCCAACAAGTGAGGAGATTACAAATCAAGATATGCTTAAGAAATTTATGGAACAAAATCCTGATATGGCTAAGAACTTTGCTAATGCTAAGATGATGCCTAACTCTAAGATGATGGGAATGGGCTAA
- the LOC117279460 gene encoding uncharacterized protein produces MAGGRAHNDGPTGGHFFTENQYRQILDMLNKDITVPQVNMAGITNALMTDKPIKEWIVNSGATHHIAASLDILHSKTELKTGRDQVHLPTGEKTNISHIGSAIFLKDMEIKNILYDLWRGRVRGIGKESGSLYVVKDEHIARSLRQASVAAVQKLEVDGILWHKRLGHTSANVPTKYWGECITTAVYIINRLRSIILQGKSPYELLHHQKPSLEHLRVFGCLCYATTMIHGNKFSARAKPAMHLGYSGTQKGYKLLDLPFNHFFVCRGSVSFEHEPLQGHAADHTLEPLQTPAADHASEGEADTADDYDAVHEAHEDDEVDVVCENAPISHVEEGNVVDAVVSEQTSEPQQATHDEHTENDPAPGQSLDVECIDVVPEYVPSEIRGQERRSSGRSTKEPIWLQDYVTKNKAHNVALYPISDYLCYDQLSQACKSFVANVSAFTEPQKHQETRDGLRQ; encoded by the exons ATGGCTGGAGGAAGAGCACATAATGATGGTCCTACAGGAGGGCACTTCTTCACTGAGAATCAATATAGACAAATCCTGGATATGCTGAATAAAGATATCACAGTTCCACAAGTCAATATGGCAGGTATTACTAATGCACTAATGACTGATAAACCTATTAAAGAATGGATAGTTAATTCTGGTGCGACTCATCACATAGCTGCTTCCCTAGATATACTACACTCTAAGACTGAGTTGAAAACTGGTAGAGATCAAGTTCATTTACCTACTGGTGAGAAGACAAATATATCTCACATTGGTAGTGCAATATTTCTTAAGGACATGGAGATTAAGAATATTTTATAT GACCTTTGGCGTGGCAGGGTGAGGGGAATTGGTAAGGAAAGTGGAAGCCTGTATGTGGTGAAGGATGAGCACATTGCTAGAAGTTTGAGGCAAGCATCAGTTGCAGCAGTCCAGAAACTAGAAGTAGATGGCATTCTTTGGCATAAAAGATTAGGTCACACCTCT GCAAATGTACCAACTAAGTACTGGGGAGAATGTATTACTACTGCTGTTTACATTATAAACAGGCTGCGTTCTATCATTCTGCAAGGCAAATCACCATATGAACTTCTACATCATCAGAAGCCTTCTCTTGAGCACTTAAGAGTTTTTGGTTGCTTGTGCTATGCCACCACTATGATACATGGCAACAAGTTCTCAGCAAGAGCCAAACCTGCTATGCACCTGGGCTATTCAGGCACACAAAAGGGCTACAAGCTCTTGGACCTTCCATTTAATCATTTTTTTGTGTgcag GGGGAGTGTATCATTTGAGCATGAACCATTACAGGGACATGCTGCAGATCATACACTTGAACCATTGCAGACACCTGCTGCAGATCATGCATCTGAAGGTGAAGCTGATACAGCTGATGACTATGATGCAGTCCATGAAGCTCATGAAGATGATGAGGTTGATGTAGTTTGTGAAAATGCCCCCATTTCTCATGTTGAAGAAGGCAATGTTGTTGATGCTGTAGTATCTGAACAAACATCTGAACCTCAACAAGCTACACATGATGAGCATACAGAAAATGATCCTGCACCAGGCCAATCTCTAGATGTTGAATGCATAGATGTTGTACCTGAATATGTACCCTCAGAAATCAGAGGTCAAGAACGAAGAAGTTCTGGCAGAAGCACCAAAGAACCTATATGGTTACAAGATTATGTTACCAAGAACAAAGCACATAATGTGGCACTATATCCTATTTCAGACTATCTGTGTTATGATCAGCTTTCACAGGCCTGCAAAAGCTTTGTGGCAAATGTCTCAGCATTCACAGAACCACAGAAGCATCAAGAGACAAGAGATGGGCTGAGGCAATGA